The genomic stretch TTTTAACGAACTTACCCCTAATCCAACTACTAATAATAAAATACCTATGAGCCTCGGCCGATACCAATGTGATTCATATCTAGCTGATACGATATGGATACTTAGAACCCTGGCCTGGCTGTTACACACATTGTATAGATCTAAAGGCTTTACATATTGTATCCTGAACTGAATTGAACTGAACTATAACCAcaaaatcgaaaccgaatcAATTGAGACCCTACAAAGACACTGTGCAATGAAATTTGCAAAGGAGACAAGGGTTTCAAGAATCGGGATTAGATCGGCTGATCTAGATCAGAATTGGCCGAGACTGATCCCAATTCTAGTTGATCCGGCTCGTCTATCCTTGTGCAGAAGAAATCCTAAGAAGCATTCGAACATTTTGAaagattcttctttttcaagAGGATGAAAGAGCATATTAGATTCCAAGGAAAATGCTTAGTAGCCCTCCCTAAGTGCTCAACTCTGCTCCAGAATCTGTGTCTCAGCTCAGTATAGAGTTAACAGGATAGATCTTTCATTTTGCAGCTCAATGAAGTCAATGAGGAAAGGTTGGTGAGGTCACTCATCTTTTGATACAGTGAGGAgacaaacctttttttttttttttgccctaacATTATTCTGACTAAGAGTTCACATCTgtatggctttttttttttttttttttgagatttgtaTGGCATTACGCACTAGTACCATATAAgtaaattttccaatttttccacTCAACATGGGAAGGGggacctttttttctttatcagaTGTGACAGATGCCGTTCATACAATGATAATTCTCTAACCTCCACCACGCTTCTCCATAAAATGCTAAacaatacctaaaataatcggTTTGAGTCAAACCGAATAAAGTTTAATTCACACGATTTAAACCCAAGtcattctaaaccctaaaaggcattttaagattttattttaaccCTAAAAGGcgttttaagattttattttatgtctCTTTGCAATCTTGCACTTtcaattattttctcttttgtgcCTTAATTCTTCAAAGGTAGTATGAGATCTAAAATAGAGATTTGTAGCAAATTGAGAGGTTTCCATGAAAGACAATGTGGTCATGCGCCAATGCGGGGGTCAATAGAAAATGCACGAAAATATCAGTAAGGATGGGGTTTTTATGTTTAAGTGTGAGTGGGTCATTATTCTCATTACATTCACCGTGCATCATTttgtgctattttttttttttNNNNNNNNNNNNNNNNNNNNNNNNNNNNNNNNNNNNNNNNNatatatatatatatatatatattaaagagaaaacagcaagaaatttattgaaatataaaatcatgaaCTTTTACATCCATTACTACACTAGAATTCGTAGTCCACATTGCCTCTAAAAGTTAAGAATTTAAGAAGGGAACACCGAACATGAAATGAATTGATCAGGACAAATATAGAAGAAGGAAAAGCTTTAGCAAAATAAGAAGAGATGAGTccctaaaatttcaatttttaagcAAAAGCTGCAATTTTTGCGAACTCCCAATCAACAGCCTTCTTGAGGAAGCTATCCTGTTCGAGGACCATTTGAATGGGCAAGAACCCCAAACCATTAACCACGGCGAGCATCATCCCCTTAGTCTCCTCCATAAACTCCTCCAAATCCACTGTCCCATTAGAATCATGATCGAACTGCAAGAACAGAGACCGATAGACTACTGCGAGTTCATCTGGGTCCATCTTCAGATCGACCCCAAAGTGGGTCTCGAAGATCCTCAGGCTCTGCAACTCCTTCTCCATCTCTGCATAGGACAGAATACCATCATGATTTGTATCCAGATGATCAAAGCGGTCACGAACAGAATTCTTGAaagcttcttcatcttcaatgaaGTTCAGAATGGTTGTAGCGTCAAACACTTCTacgctcatcttcttcttcgtctccaATTAACTCAACAGGAATTCAGTTTCTTTAATGCCTAAGCAGAAAAGCCCTTATATGAAGATCAAAGGACAAAAGCAGAATCAAGATTTCTAGTATTGGGTTGAAGATTTGAGTTGGGGTTAGCTTTGTTTTGCCTGCTATTTATGTAGGATTAATGGCAGACTCTGTTCTTATCACAAGCTTCCCCCGTTTTCCATCCTTCATAGTTTCtgactttcttctcttctccactgAAGTTTACTAAACCCAGTCCAACGAACCCAACCAAACCAATGGTTTAAGCcctggttttaaaaaataaaatattttttaatcaaaaaaaggggaaaaccaTGTGACTATGCCTGATTCtgttttttaaaaccatggtgaGATCACTTTGACCATGTTTGACCCAGCCAGAATGTTCTAGAAGTCCTCTATGATTAACGAAGTTTGAGATAGCCGAATTGGCAATTGGATCAGCCTCCCCGGATTTTGATTCATGgattaagtattggtatcatatcagTCGGTAATATCAATACCTACTATCACTAGAGATTGGGAATTTCGGCTAAAAGtgaattgttttttaatttacgTCGAATTCAACAACGACACAAGTCAATATGACTGACATGGCCATTGATaacgatacctaaaaccatgacaTGGTGGAGAAAGGGGTCAGAgccactgttagcaaaaacgagaacgaaaaaagaaagacaaaaatggACGGTATGAGTTTTAAACAGAACGATATGGTCaaataaacagtaaaaaaaaatagagaacagtaaaaaatttaaacaaacggaacaaaaaaaatggtactATATTCGtataaattaaagaattattacatgaatacttgcatctaatgttcaaaataactacagtattcaacactaatgcataaatatatatatatatatatatatcatgtctcattataagttttatgacatataattgaatatcatccactaccaattctaaattcatacaacacacatgtccaagttttgTTGAGCAATGTGACTTAGTTATGATGtttttcattgttgtcaacatagtcaacacactcttggagtaatgtatATTATGTTTGAGTTAAGTAGTCATcactttaaaaacatttttcaaCAAACGCATCAGTTTGTATTTCAATTTCGGGatccatacattgatattgagttaaATGTGAtaatcatgagaaatataaatcattgagttagcttcaagtcggCAAAAGAATCAGGTGGATcaaagttcgggagagagagatatggtcaattaaatagtcttaaaaaatataaaaaaacgaGAACACTTTTAGAACGAAAATGCTTGCCGTTTGTTGTTTTTCTAAATATCTTTGAGAAGCATACGAAAAATcatgttttaaacagtaaaaaatgaaaacgtgtttaaaactgaacacgtttttgctaacagtgtcAGAGCCACGGATTTCTGATAACTTGGTCCGAATGGTTTCAGGTCCGGTCCATTGTATCTGACTTGAAATTTGGAAGTCAAAAGAAATTGTCAAACAAGTCAAAAAATTTAGATTTTGCTTTGTCGGCCACACCGTGTTGAACGTCTTTAGTCTTGCTGACCATGGTCCCACGGGCCTTAGTTTCCAAATCCGTCTCTGCTCCAGACgttccttcaaaatcaacaagaCCCACAGACACCGGAATTACATTGGATTCCTTTTTTATGGGACTCAATGAAAGTTGTTACCACTTACCAGGGTCCTAACTTCTACGTATCAAAATCAGGATCGGTCTCAAGTGATATCGATGCAAGATAACTCATATCGGTCAGTTTTACCCTTAtcataaaaatagtttttttaacGAACTTACCACTAATCCAATACTAATAATAAAATAACTATGAGCCTCAGCCGATACCAATGCGATTCATATCTAGCTGATCCAATACGGATACTTAGAACCCTGGTCTGGTTGTTACACACATTGTATAGATCTAAAGGCTTTACATGTTGTATCCTGAACTGAACTGAAACTGTAACcacaaaatcaaaaccgaatcaattGAGACCCTACAGAGACACTGTGCAATGAAATTTGCAAAGGAGACAAGGGTTTCAAGAATCGGGATTAGATCGGCTGAGACTGATCCCAATTCTAGTTGATCCGGCTCGTCTGATCCTTGTGCAGAAGAAATCCTAAGAAGCATTCGAACATTTTGAgagattcttctttttcaagAGGATGAAAGAGCATATTAGATTCCACGGAAAATGCTTAGTAGCCCTCCCTAAGTGCTCCAACTCTGTTCCAGGATCTGTGTCTCAGCTCAgtatagagtttttttttttggggtataaTAACAGTAGCAGAACAGAAGTAAGCAACACATGATCTTTAGTTACAAATGAATGTACAGTAATACAatcctgaaaaatagaaaattttcccaGAGCACAAAAAATAATCTACAGTTGAGAAACAATGTCTTGCATCGTATGTGTTCTCAGAATATGGGAGAGTGGACAGAACTAGACCATTAATGGAAccgaaaaaaagaagaaataaaatggaTAATTGCAAACACTCAGCCAAAATTCCAAACCATCTGCAGCCTACAAAGAATTGATAGGGGAATAATCTTGACAGTTCATATAGTTGGGGTTGTGTGCCAGTCTCAAAAGCAGTATAAGCAATGCATGGAGTTTTGCCAGAGACGATACTAAATAGAAGATGCAAAGGAAGGTGATGATCTGTGCCCCTACTTCAGAAGAAGAGAAATGCGAGAAGCACAGAAAGAAGAGATGATAGGAAGAAACCGGTGGCTCTCCGTGGCTGGCCATTTGGAGTAGATGCAGTTGGAGCTGCTGCTGGTACATGTGTTCCGGAGGTTGGCAGTTTCTTTACAACAGAAGGCATAGGTGGCTCTATGACATCAGAATTAGTCAGGATTGGGTTCGGAGCCTCAGCTGGTGGCAAAGAACCAGGAGCCATGGCTGACAAAAGATTATCAGGCGGTCCAGGTGAAACAGGGAGCATGTAATTTGGTGTGTTGTTGCCCAGGTTTAAACATTTGTTCTCTGCAAAAACACAAAGCAAAAAACACATCAACAACTGAAGCAAGCATTATTTACTAACTATTGAATGGCGTAGGGTACACAAATACTATTATAAACCAATTGGATCAATCTTACAATGAACAAAACATGCGTTCTGCTTTACAGTCAAATATTAGCAATTTAGCACAACCCCATGCATGAGATGGCTCTAGAATAAAGTCAAGCTTCTTTTAACCAATGAGAAGTTCAAAAACTCTATTATGAATGGTGATTTTTAAAGTGTAACATTCTTGCAGAGTCTAAATTGTAAGCATTTCTCAGATGCATACTTACTTCTGTATGATACGGCTGTCCCTGGGAAGTCAGTGATGAGTCCATCAATATTAGCTGCGCTTACAAATGTATTTATCTCAACTATTGGGTCTGAGTAGAAATCCCATGCTTGAGATACAAACTCATTAGTAAACACATATGCATAGACAGATAAGTTATATGAATGAAACTTATTCACCACATCAGTAACACCAGTGAGGAATTGCTGATTAACCGGAAAGATGGTCTGCTTGGTGACCGACACAGAATGGGAAAATCCCTTGATATCTTTGATGGTTAAGTTAAGGGCATCACGGATAGTCTCATCAACCTGGTATACAAGCTCATAACTGGTTCTCTTCTTGAACTCCTTCAGAACAGAGCTGTTGGTGGACTGGATCATTACTTTCTGGAGTGTCTGGTTATTGTGACCAGACTTGTTCAAGGAATCCATAACTGCACCAATTACGTTTAAACCCTGATACTCTGCAAGGTAGGCTGCATTCTGCACAAATAGGAAGCGAACAATAGTTTAATGACTTTATCACACCTGAAGTAAATGAGAAGTGGGCAGTAACCCCTACACCATTGCAAGGATGGTATGCATTTACGAGAGTAGTTCCTCTCAAAACTAAATACTGAAATGAAAAATCATCCTCCAAAAGAAGATTccccatttttttattattttattgtgttttcCCCCTTCTTAACAAACAAATAGGTTACATGAGATTTTAATCATGTGACAACTGCCAGGGAAGGCAGACTAAATATTGGTTTCCGGACCTTTGGAATGTGTGTCATGCATAAGGTGATGTCAGAGGGATATACCCATACTTGTGCCATCATCGTACACTATGAATGTTATAATGACTAGCCACA from Macadamia integrifolia cultivar HAES 741 chromosome 14, SCU_Mint_v3, whole genome shotgun sequence encodes the following:
- the LOC122062149 gene encoding uncharacterized protein LOC122062149 — protein: MSVEVFDATTILNFIEDEEAFKNSVRDRFDHLDTNHDGILSYAEMEKELQSLRIFETHFGVDLKMDPDELAVVYRSLFLQFDHDSNGTVDLEEFMEETKGMMLAVVNGLGFLPIQMVLEQDSFLKKAVDWEFAKIAAFA